CTCGCAGCCGCTGTAGTGCAACGGACTCGGCTCGCCTGTTGCGTCGGACGCCGCGACCCGAAGCCCGACGGACCGGTACGCCAGCGCCCGGACGTCGACCAGCGCGCGGGCGCAGCCGGGTCGCCCCGCGCACGCGGAGACCCCGCGCCAACCGGAGGTGCCGGTCACGTCCAGTCCGAGCCCGGACAGCTCGCGGACGAGGTTGCGCGCCGCTGACGCCGTCAGGTCGGGCACGAGCACCTCACGCCACGGTGTGAGGACGACGCCTTCCGCCGACCGAGCCATCACCCGGGCGGCCGCCGTCGACAGCCGGCCGAGCGGGACGAGGACGGCGAGCGCGGACCGGCCGTCGTGCTGGACCAGCACGCCGAGTTCCGGGAGCCGGGTGCGAGCCGGCGGCAGGGCGACCGGAGCTGCGGTCGTCGTCGACGGTTCCGCCTGCAGCACCAGGGATGTCGCCCGCTCGACACCGTCGGGGAGCTCGCCGATCCGCCAGGCTGCGGCCCCTCCGACGCGCGCGTCCTGCGCCCGGCGGGCGACGAACGCCCGCGCTACGGCGAGCAGGGCCGGCACCGCTCGGGGCAGGGTCAGGCGGACTCCGGTGTCGCGTCCGGAGACCACCAGAGCGCCCACCGGCACGGCCCCCGGGTCGTCGCCCGAGCTCGGGAGAGCCCACCACCCCACGTCCGCGCCGAGCCCGACCACGTCGCCGGTGCCGTCGTCCAGCGCGAACAGGAAGCGCCCGGGCAGGGCCGGCAGCAGGCGGTCCTGGCAGAGCTGCCGATCCAGCTCGCGCGCCGCCCCGGTCAGGTCGACCAGCCCACCGAGCCGGCCGGTACCGGGCGACACGAGGACGTTGCGGACCAGCTCGTGGCTTGGTGACGAGAGCAGCCCCGCACCCTGAATCGCCTGCACCACCACGGGATCGAGACCCTGACCGACGGCCCGGAGGGCGCGCAGCTGCACGTTGCCGCGGGACGTCAGGTGCAGTGCGCCGTCCCCGTGCCGGTCCGCCAGGTCGGCCAGCGCAGCCAGCGAACGGGACGCCAGCACCCCGCCGATCATCCTCAGCCGGACCATGGCGCCGTCCGCCGCCAGGTGCGGGCGCAGCGCACCCGGGCAGGCGTCCGCGGCGGTCCTTCCCCGCGCCGCAGGGCCCATCACGCGCTCCACCGCAGGGCACGGCGTCCGGGTCGCAGGGTGAGCTCGACCACGGCCAGCGGCTCGACGTCCAGCCGCCAGAATCCTTGCGGCGCAACACCCGCCGTCACGCACACCACGGCCCGCACCCAAGGGCCCGGTGCCACCGCGACCAACCGGCCGCGTCGCCGGTCTGCGACGCCGTCCAGCCATCGACCGGCTCGTTCCTGCAGCGCCAGCAGGGACTCGCCGCCGTGCGCGTCGAACGTCGGGTCGGTCAGCCACCGTTCAGCCAGGTCGGGCTCGGCCGCGGCGAGGACGTCGATGTCCTGGCCGGTCCACCGGCCGAGGTCCCAGTCCGTCAGGTCCGCTGCCACCGGGACGGGCTCGACGAGCCCGGCGAGCGCGCTCGCTCTGGCGCACTCGGAGCCTGGCCCACGGACGGCGTCCCAGCCGGCGAATGCGCCGGTCAGGCGGTGCGCACGGTTCGCGTCCGCGGGTCGACCGGCACTGATCAGGCTGAGCCGCAACGTCATGGCGCATCCTTTGACACCGTCGTCAGGACGGCCCTAGTGTCAGCGCCACCCTGACGTTGTGAGGCAGCCGGTGAGATTCCGGCGCGGTCGCGCCACTGTGTCCGGCGTTCGAGCCCACGGCCCGAGCATCGGGAGCCAGACCCTGCGACGTCATCCGATCCGTCCCGGACGCTCGATCCGCAGGAGGTCTTTCCGTGAGTCATCCCACCGTTTCCGCGCAGCCCACCGCTGCCCCCATCCCGCTGCGTGAGGTCGCCCCCTGGGCGGCGTTCGCGCTGCTGCTCGCGCTCGTCGTGCTGTACTTCGTGTCCTCCGAGCAGGGAGCGGTCTCCGTGTTCTCCGGCGCCGGCGTGCACGAGTTCCTGCACGACGGTCGCCACCTGCTCGGCTTCCCCTGCCACTGAGGGGCGGCCGACATGACCAGGTCCTTCCTGATCCGCGGCCTGCTCGTCGGGCTGCTCGCCGGTGCGGTCGCCTTCGTGGTCGCGCACTTCCTCGGTGAGCCGTCCGTCGCCTCCGCGATCGCGGTGGAGGAGTCCGGCCACGCCGCCGAGCACGCTGCCGGGCTCGTCGCCGAGCACACCCACGGCGAAGAGGCACCCCTCGTCAGCCGAGGCGTGCAGAGCTCCATCGGGCTGCTGACCGCGCTGCTGCTGTTCGGCGCTGCGCTCGGCGGCCTCTTCGGCATCGGCGCGGCCACGGCGCAGGGCCGGCTCGGCCGGCTCGGTGCCCGGGCGACGTCCGCGCTGCTGGCCCTGGCCGGCTTCGTCACCGTCTCGCTGGTGCCGTTCCTGAAGTACCCCGCGAACCCGCCCGCGGTCGGCGACCCGTCCAGCATCGGGCGCCGGTCCGGGCTGTACTTCGCGATGCTCGCGCTGTCCGTGCTGTTCGCCGTCGCGGCGGTGTGGGTGGCGCGTCGGTTGCGCACGGCGTCGACCTGGAACCGTTGCCTCGCAGGCGTTGGCACCTTCGTGGTCCTCGTCGGCGTGGCGTACGCGGTGCTGCCCGCCGTGGACGAGCTGGGTGCCTTCCCGGCGGACGTCCTGTGGCGCTTCCGGCTGGGTTCGCTGGCCACCCAGCTGGCGGTCTGGACGACGCTCGGGCTGGCGTTCGGCGCGCTCACAGAGCGGGCGGCAGCATCGCCAGCGGTCGCCGGTGACCGCCCGCTCGCCGCGGTCTGACGCGGTCCGGCAGGCGTTCTGGGGTCGGCGGGGCATCACCACTCGATGCCCCGCTGACCCTTGGCCCCGTCGTCCATGGGGTGCTTGACCTTGGTCATCTCGACCACCAGGTCGGCCGCCTCGACCAGGCGTGGATCGGCCCGGCGTCCGGTGATCACGACGTGCTGGTGGCCGGGCCGGTCGCGGAGGGTCTGCACGACCTCGTCGACGTCCACCCAGCCCCAGCCCATCGGGTAGGTGAACTCGTCGAGCACGTACAGCCCGTGCTGCTCGGCAGCGAGGCGGCGCTGGATCTCTCGCCACCCCTCCAGCGCGGCGGCCGCGTGGTCGTCCTCGCTGCCCTGCTTGCGAGTCCAGGACCACCCCTCGCCCATCTTCTGCCAGTCCACCGGGCCGCCCTCACCGGTCTGCTCATGCAGCCGTCCCAGGGCCCGCAGCGCGGCTTCCTCGCCCACCTTCCACTTGGCGCTTTTGACGAACTGGAAGACGCCCACGTCCCAGCCCTGGTTCCAGCCGCGCAGGGCGAGGCCGAACGCCGCCGTGGACTTCCCCTTCATGTCGCCGGTGTGCACGATCAGCAGCGGCCGGTTGCGGCGTTGCCGGGTGGTGAGCCCGTCCTGCGGGACCGTCGTCGGCTGCCCCTGCGGCATGTCAGGCCACCTTCCCGTGGGACTGCCGGTCGCGGACCACCTGGGTCAACGAGCCGGCCGCCAGGTCGGGCAGGGCCAGGTACTCGGCTGCCAGGTCGTCCGCGAGCTGTCGGGCGAGGCCGAGCGAGACCGTGCCGAAACCCGTTGCCTCGCAGTCGATCACGACGGTGGCGATGCCGCGCTCACGAATCAGCTGGGCGGCGGCCCGGGACCGGCGGACCGCATCGGGGCCGGCAGTGGCCCGGCCGTCGGTGACCACCACGAGCAGCGGGCGCCGGGTGGCGTCCTTGAGCTGCTCGACCCGGACGACGTCCGCGGCGCGCAGCAGTCCCTCGGCCAGCGGGGTGCGTCCCCCGGCCGTCAGGTGCCGCAGCCGCGCGGCGGCCGCCTCGACGCTGGACGTCGGCGGCAGCACGAGCTCGGCCCCCGTCCCGCGGAAGGTGACGAGCCCGACCTTGTCGCGACGCTGGTAGGCGTCGAGGAGCAGGCTGAGCACGGCGGTCTTGACCTCTCGCAGCCGTTGCCGCGCCGCCATCGAGCCGCTCGCGTCCACCGCGAGCAGCACCAGGTTTCCCTCGCGGCCCTCGCGGACGGGTAGCCGCAGGTCCGACCGGTGCACCAGCAGGCCGGGGCCGGTCCGGCCGCGGGCCCGCTGGTGCGGGGCGGCCGTGCTGAGCGTCGCGAGCAGGTGCGGCCGGCCGCCTTCGCCGGCGTCCGGGCGGCGGGCGCCCACCGTGCGTCCGGTGCTCGTGATCGCGCGGCCGCGACGTCCGGACACGCCGACCCCGCTGCCCGACACCGTCAGCAGACGCGCGCGGTAGGGCTCCCCCGCCTCCGCGTGCGCCCTTTGCTTGGCACGGGGGTCCCCCGCGCCACTAGGTTCGTCACTGGGTGCCCCCGCTCCATCCGGAAGTGCGTCGCTGGGGGCCCCCACTTCATCGGTGGGGCTGGGGTCCGCGCCGTTGCCGCCGTCGGGGCCGGGGTCCGGCGGGGTGGGGTCATCATCCGGGTCATCGTCCGGGGGCTGCGGCGCACCGGCATCGAGCGCGTCCTCGAGTCGCTGCTCGTCCAGGCCGGGCGGGTCGAACGGGTCACGGCGCGCCCGGTGCGGCAGGGCCAGCCGCGCGGCCGCCCGGACGTCCTCGGTCTCCACGACCCGCCGTCCGTGCCACGCGGCGTGCGCCACCGCGGCGCGGGCGGTCACCAGGTCGGCGCGCAGCCCGTCGACCCCGAACGCCGCGCACACCTCGGCGACCTGCCGCAGCGCCGCATCGGTCAGGACGACGTCCGCGACCAGCCGCTGCGCGCGGGCGATGCGCGCGGCCAGCTCGGTCTCGTCGTCCGCCCAACGCTGCGCGAAGGCGGCCGGGTCGGCCTCGTACGTCAGCCGCCGCCGAACCACCTCGACCCGGCTCGCCGCGTCCCGGCTGGCCGCGACCTGCACCGTGAGCCCGAACCGGTCCAGCAGCTGCGGTCGCAGCTCGCCCTCCTCCGGGTTCATCGTGCCGACGAGCACGAACCGCGCCGCGTGGGACGCCGAGACCCCTTCACGCTCCACGGTCGAGCGGCCCATCGCCGCGGCGTCCAGGAGCACGTCGACCAGGTGGTCGGCGAGCAGGTTGACCTCGTCGACGTAGAGCACGCCGCGGTGCGCCCCGGCCAGCAGCCCCGGCTCGTAGACGGTCTCGCCGTGCGCCAGGGCGCGCTCCAGGTGCAGGGACCCGAGCACGCGGTCCTCGGTGGCCCCCACGGGCAGCTCCACGAGCCGGGCCGGACGGCGTGCGGCCGACACCGGCGGGGGGTGCGGGCCGTCAGGGCAGTCCGGGTCGGGCGTCACGGGGTCGCAGGAAAACCGGCAGCCGCTGACGACGTCCACGTCGGGCAGCAGCCCGGCCAGGGCGCGGACCATCGTGGACTTGGCCGTGCCCTTCTCGCCGCGCACCAGCACCCCGCCGACCGCTGGGGACACGGCGCTGAGCACCAGGGCGAGCCGCAGGTCGTCCATGCCGACGACCGCCGTGAACGGGTAGCGCGTCGAGATGCTCATGAGCCCTCCCCCTCGAGGTCGCCCTCGGTCTCCAAGATGGCGTCCTGCAGGACCTGCATCGACTCAGGTGACGGCTCGGCCCACAGGCCGCGCTGCGCTGCCTCGACCAGCCGTTCCGCGATCCCCTTGCGGGCCCACGGGTTCGAGCGCTTCATGAAGGCGCTGACCTCCGGGTCCTGCACGTACTCGCGGGTCAGGCTCTCGTACATCCAGTCGTCGACCACACCGGCCGTGGCGTCGTAGCCGAACAGGTAGTCCACCGTCGCGGCCATCTCGAAGGCACCCTTGTAGCCGTGCCGCTGCATCGCGGCGATCCACCGCGGGTTCACCACCCGCGCGCGGAACACCCGCTTCGTCTCCTCGCCGAGGGTGCGGGTGCGGACCTGGTCCGGCACGGCCGAGTCGCCGACGTACGCGGCGGGGTCGCTGCCGGTCAGGTGCCGCACCATCGCGACCATCCCGCCGTGGTACTGGAAGTAGTCGTCCGAGTCGACGATGTCGTGCTCGCGGGTGTCCTGGTTCTTGGCCGCGACCTGCATCCGCGCGTAGGTGCGCTCCATGTCGCCGCGGGCCGGGGCACCGTCCAGTCCGCGGCCGTAGGCGTAGCCGCCCCACACGGCGTACACCTCGGCGAGGTCGGCGTCCGAGCGCCAGGACCGCGAGTCCATCAGCGGCAGCAGACCGGCGCCGTAGGCCCCCGGCTTCGAACCGAACACCCGCGCACTGGCTCGACGGGGCTCGACGCCGGCCGCCACGTCGGCGCCGACGTGCGCCCGCACGTAGTTGTCGTCGGCCGCCTCGTCGAGCTCGGCGACCAGCTGCACGGCGTCGTCCAGCATCGTCACGACGTGCGGGAACGCCTCGCGGAAGAAGCCTGAGATGCGGATCGTGACGTCGACCCGCGGCCGACCGAGCTCGGCCAGCGGCACGACCTCGAGGCCGGTGACCCGCCGCGAGGCGTCGTCCCAGACCGGCCGGACGCCCAGCAGCCAGAGCAGCTCCGCGACGTCGTCCCCCTGGGTGCGCATGCAGGCGGTGCCCCAGACCGACAGGCCCACCGAGCGGGGGCACGCGCCGGTGTCCGCGACGTGCCGGGCGATCAGCGACTCGGCCAGTGCGACGCCGGTGTCCCAGGACGTGCGGGACGGCACGGCCTTCGGGTCGACCGCGTAGAAGTTGCGGCCGGTCGGCAGCACGTTCACCAATCCGCGGGTCGGCGAGCCCGACGGGCCGGCCGGCACGAAGCCGCCGCCGAGCGCGTGCAGCACGTTGTCCACCTCGTCGGTGGTCCTCGCCAGCCGCGGCACCACCTCGGTCGCACCGAACTCCAGCACCCGCACGACCTCGGAGACCTTCTCCCCCAGCACTTCCACGCTCACGTCCGCGCAGCGGTCCGGCGCCCAGCCGAGCGTCTCCATCGAGAGGACGAGTCGCCGTGCGAGACCTTCCAAAAGGTCGACGACGTCCGCGCCGGTGCGGCACGGACCGTCCACCAGCCTCGACAGCGCCGACGCCCCCAGCACGTCGGCGCCGTCGAGGGCGGCCCCCGGCTCGCGTAGCAGCACGGCCTCGTCCAACCCCACCCAGGACGCGATCGCGCTGCGCAGCCCCGGGAACGCCTGGGTGCGGCCGCCCCAGACCTGGGCGGCCCGCAGCACGGCCAGGACGAGGTTGACCCGGCCCTCGCCGACCGGGCCCTGCCCGAGCACGTGCAGACCGTCCCGGATCTGCACGTCCTTCACCTCGCAGAGGTAGCCGTCGATGTGCAGCACGAAGTCGTCGAACGCCTCGTCGTCGGGTGCCTCCTGCACGTGCAGGTCGTGGTGCAGCTGCGCCGTCTGCACGAGATCCCAGATCTGCGCGCGCAGCACCGGGGTCTTGTCCGGGTCGAGGGCCTGCACGAGCGCGTACTCGTCGAGCAGCTGCTCGAGCTTGGCCATGTCCCCGTACGTCTCGGCCCGGGCCATCGGCGGCACCAGGTGGTCGACCACGGTGGCGTGCGCCCGCCGCTTGGCCTGGGTGCCCTCCCCCGGGTCGTTGACGATGAACGGGTACACCAGCGGCAGGTCGCCGAGGACCGCGTCCGGCGCGCAGGAGGCCGACAGCCCGATCCCTTTGCCCGGCAACCACTCCAGCGTGCCGTGCTTGCCGAGGTGCACCACGGCGTGCGCACCGAAACCGCCGTCCTCCGGCGACGCCTCCAGCCAGCGGTAGGCGGCGAGGTAGTGGTGCGAGGGCGCCATGTCCGGGTCGTGGTAGATCGCCACCGGGTTCTCGCCGAAGCCGCGCGGCGGCTGGATCATCAGCACCACGTTGCCGAACTGCAGCGCGGCCATCGCGATGGCCGGCTCGTCGCCGGACTCGTCCACGTAGAGCCGGCCGGGCGCCTCGCCCCAGGCCTGCTCCATCGCTGCCCGCAGCTCGGGGGTGAGCCGACCGAACCACCGCCGGTACGTCGCGCCCGGCACCTTGGCGACGGCGGAGGCGAGCTGCTCGTCCGTGAGCCACTCGACGTCGTGGCCTCCGGCAGCGATCAGCGCATGGATCAACGCGTCGCCGTCCCCGTCGAAGCCACCGCC
This DNA window, taken from Angustibacter luteus, encodes the following:
- a CDS encoding precorrin-3B synthase, which gives rise to MGPAARGRTAADACPGALRPHLAADGAMVRLRMIGGVLASRSLAALADLADRHGDGALHLTSRGNVQLRALRAVGQGLDPVVVQAIQGAGLLSSPSHELVRNVLVSPGTGRLGGLVDLTGAARELDRQLCQDRLLPALPGRFLFALDDGTGDVVGLGADVGWWALPSSGDDPGAVPVGALVVSGRDTGVRLTLPRAVPALLAVARAFVARRAQDARVGGAAAWRIGELPDGVERATSLVLQAEPSTTTAAPVALPPARTRLPELGVLVQHDGRSALAVLVPLGRLSTAAARVMARSAEGVVLTPWREVLVPDLTASAARNLVRELSGLGLDVTGTSGWRGVSACAGRPGCARALVDVRALAYRSVGLRVAASDATGEPSPLHYSGCERRCGHPAGPHDEVVATTRGLIEGRVDPTAADPRRSTE
- a CDS encoding histidine phosphatase family protein, translating into MTLRLSLISAGRPADANRAHRLTGAFAGWDAVRGPGSECARASALAGLVEPVPVAADLTDWDLGRWTGQDIDVLAAAEPDLAERWLTDPTFDAHGGESLLALQERAGRWLDGVADRRRGRLVAVAPGPWVRAVVCVTAGVAPQGFWRLDVEPLAVVELTLRPGRRALRWSA
- a CDS encoding CbtB domain-containing protein, which gives rise to MSHPTVSAQPTAAPIPLREVAPWAAFALLLALVVLYFVSSEQGAVSVFSGAGVHEFLHDGRHLLGFPCH
- a CDS encoding CbtA family protein; translated protein: MTRSFLIRGLLVGLLAGAVAFVVAHFLGEPSVASAIAVEESGHAAEHAAGLVAEHTHGEEAPLVSRGVQSSIGLLTALLLFGAALGGLFGIGAATAQGRLGRLGARATSALLALAGFVTVSLVPFLKYPANPPAVGDPSSIGRRSGLYFAMLALSVLFAVAAVWVARRLRTASTWNRCLAGVGTFVVLVGVAYAVLPAVDELGAFPADVLWRFRLGSLATQLAVWTTLGLAFGALTERAAASPAVAGDRPLAAV
- the cobO gene encoding cob(I)yrinic acid a,c-diamide adenosyltransferase translates to MPQGQPTTVPQDGLTTRQRRNRPLLIVHTGDMKGKSTAAFGLALRGWNQGWDVGVFQFVKSAKWKVGEEAALRALGRLHEQTGEGGPVDWQKMGEGWSWTRKQGSEDDHAAAALEGWREIQRRLAAEQHGLYVLDEFTYPMGWGWVDVDEVVQTLRDRPGHQHVVITGRRADPRLVEAADLVVEMTKVKHPMDDGAKGQRGIEW
- a CDS encoding putative cobaltochelatase, whose translation is MSISTRYPFTAVVGMDDLRLALVLSAVSPAVGGVLVRGEKGTAKSTMVRALAGLLPDVDVVSGCRFSCDPVTPDPDCPDGPHPPPVSAARRPARLVELPVGATEDRVLGSLHLERALAHGETVYEPGLLAGAHRGVLYVDEVNLLADHLVDVLLDAAAMGRSTVEREGVSASHAARFVLVGTMNPEEGELRPQLLDRFGLTVQVAASRDAASRVEVVRRRLTYEADPAAFAQRWADDETELAARIARAQRLVADVVLTDAALRQVAEVCAAFGVDGLRADLVTARAAVAHAAWHGRRVVETEDVRAAARLALPHRARRDPFDPPGLDEQRLEDALDAGAPQPPDDDPDDDPTPPDPGPDGGNGADPSPTDEVGAPSDALPDGAGAPSDEPSGAGDPRAKQRAHAEAGEPYRARLLTVSGSGVGVSGRRGRAITSTGRTVGARRPDAGEGGRPHLLATLSTAAPHQRARGRTGPGLLVHRSDLRLPVREGREGNLVLLAVDASGSMAARQRLREVKTAVLSLLLDAYQRRDKVGLVTFRGTGAELVLPPTSSVEAAAARLRHLTAGGRTPLAEGLLRAADVVRVEQLKDATRRPLLVVVTDGRATAGPDAVRRSRAAAQLIRERGIATVVIDCEATGFGTVSLGLARQLADDLAAEYLALPDLAAGSLTQVVRDRQSHGKVA
- the cobN gene encoding cobaltochelatase subunit CobN — encoded protein: MASRLLLLSTSDTDLLAAHRSGAWQVANPARLTVDDVPDLLHGVDLVVVRLLGGRQAWPEGLDALLATRLPVAVMSGEGGPDAPLQALSTMPSGLVTEALSYLVEGGVDNLRELAAFLGDTVLLDGACFEPPQAMPQHGVHEWTPVAPVLDVAGVRPVVGIVFYRAHELSGNTAFVDGLCEAVVARGGQPLPIFCGSLRGLSLDDPDGAELLEHLRRCDVLVTTVLASGGTVAAAAGAGGEDETWDAGALASLDVPVLQGLALTSSRAAWLASDAAVSPLDAATQVAIPEFDGRLIGVPFSFKELDRGPVPLYVPDVERCLRLAGLAVAMGRLRHVPAAERRIALVLSSYPTKHARIGNAVGLDTPASAVVLLDALRRSGYDVGGGFDGDGDALIHALIAAGGHDVEWLTDEQLASAVAKVPGATYRRWFGRLTPELRAAMEQAWGEAPGRLYVDESGDEPAIAMAALQFGNVVLMIQPPRGFGENPVAIYHDPDMAPSHHYLAAYRWLEASPEDGGFGAHAVVHLGKHGTLEWLPGKGIGLSASCAPDAVLGDLPLVYPFIVNDPGEGTQAKRRAHATVVDHLVPPMARAETYGDMAKLEQLLDEYALVQALDPDKTPVLRAQIWDLVQTAQLHHDLHVQEAPDDEAFDDFVLHIDGYLCEVKDVQIRDGLHVLGQGPVGEGRVNLVLAVLRAAQVWGGRTQAFPGLRSAIASWVGLDEAVLLREPGAALDGADVLGASALSRLVDGPCRTGADVVDLLEGLARRLVLSMETLGWAPDRCADVSVEVLGEKVSEVVRVLEFGATEVVPRLARTTDEVDNVLHALGGGFVPAGPSGSPTRGLVNVLPTGRNFYAVDPKAVPSRTSWDTGVALAESLIARHVADTGACPRSVGLSVWGTACMRTQGDDVAELLWLLGVRPVWDDASRRVTGLEVVPLAELGRPRVDVTIRISGFFREAFPHVVTMLDDAVQLVAELDEAADDNYVRAHVGADVAAGVEPRRASARVFGSKPGAYGAGLLPLMDSRSWRSDADLAEVYAVWGGYAYGRGLDGAPARGDMERTYARMQVAAKNQDTREHDIVDSDDYFQYHGGMVAMVRHLTGSDPAAYVGDSAVPDQVRTRTLGEETKRVFRARVVNPRWIAAMQRHGYKGAFEMAATVDYLFGYDATAGVVDDWMYESLTREYVQDPEVSAFMKRSNPWARKGIAERLVEAAQRGLWAEPSPESMQVLQDAILETEGDLEGEGS